Genomic DNA from Acanthopagrus latus isolate v.2019 chromosome 2, fAcaLat1.1, whole genome shotgun sequence:
CCAACAACTCCGAATTGAGCTTCctgcttcttctgtctctgaagCTTTGCTTCCTTTGCTCACTGGTCTTCATCGGTCGTCCATCAGTCTGGTCCTGTTGGTTCCAGCAGGCAGCCTTTGGGATCAgctttgtactttgtgtttcctgcctcCTGGTCAAAACCCTTGTAGTTCTTGCTGTTTTCCGCTCAGCTCGGCCTGGTGCTGAAACTTTGATGAAGTGGTTTGGTCCGGGCCAACAGAGAGGAAGTGTCGGCCTCTTTACTTCTGTACAGGTATGAATACTGTCTTATTGATTAAATTAAGAGGATATTTTAGTATATACAGTTGATATTAAATaataacactgaaatgtgttcactTTTCATTCAGGTTATCATCTGTGCCATATGGCTGTCCCTCAGCCCTCCAGAGCCTCGACGTGATCTGGGTTTccaagggtcaaaggtcaccctGGAGTGTTCCATGGCCTCTGTGGTGGGCTTCTCTCTGGTTCTGGGCTACATCGGCCTGCTGGCCTGCACCTGCCTCCTCTTGGCCTTTCTGGCTCGGAAACTCCCTGACAACTTCAATGAGGCCAAACtgatcaccttcagcatgctgatattctgtgcTGTCTGGGTGGCCTTTGTCCCTGCTTACGTTAGCTCTCCTGGGAAGTATGTTGTTGCTGTGGAAATTTTTGCAATCCTTGCCTCCAGCTATGGTTTACTGATCTGTATTTTCGCCCCCAAATGTTTCATCATCCTACTGAGGCCTGAGAAAAACACCAAGAAACACCTGATGGCCAGATAGTGTTTCTTGATTGATTGACTCTTCACCATTTTTATATGATGGCCCATAACTTGCTATCATGTATAAGCTTATCAGTGTGTGATATGTCAATTGTTCTAAATCTAAATAATATTGATTTCTAATGTACTAACCTGTATGAGGTCAATAAATATCTTTCAGCCACACAAAATTATGAGTTTCATTTGTGACTTACTATTTCTGCTGTTCTTAGACATCATGAAttgtaatacatttttcatcttcctTTAGGAAACATGAACATTACAATTAAACCTGCACACTTACATGTGGTTGGTTGTTCTCTTCTCCtatatttgattaaatgctGTATCTCAACTGAATAAATCTCAGAAAATAATTTAGATTTGGAGAACACGCATTATTCAAGTAACACTATAAATGCATACTTGTGCTTAATAAGCATTACATAACCACAATCATCCATTTATTTACTCAACTgtgacctttattttgaagttgaaATCATGTATCACTTTAGTAACAACATATAATTCACAATTAGCCATTTATGTATGCTTTTTGTCACCCTTACTGtaaagctgaaaacatttttccctTAAATAACACGTCATTAATGCACAAGGATACGGAATAAGCATTTCCTAACCATAATTTAAGATGAACATTATCAATGGTTAATTCTGCTTAAGTAATGTCATTTTCAACTTTACAGTAACTTTCACCAAGTGCAATCTGTTGAACACTCGGACACAAAAGAGACTTCCTGGTGCACAGCAATTTAGTTTAAAGCAATTCCTtaactctttattttctttctagaaatacaaaaaaaaaacaaccaaaaaaacaacaaaaaaaacaacaacaaatatatcAGCATAACGTGTCTATGACTGAATTACCATGGCTGGCTTAGCAACCTCTCAGATATTACCCTCTTTAGAGAGTTCAAAAGAGAACAAATGCATCCGTGGTGTATTGAAAAAAACTCAGGTTGAGTCATCTGAACATCCTATAGTGGATCTGGTTGTGTTATTTGGAAAATATTTAATCCAATCTATGTCAAAGTACATGTTACTGATTTCACTAGAAATATAACATGAAATAACATCAAATAACTggattataattttttttaaatacattgtttGAAACAGACTACAGCACCCCCTTTGTGTAAATTAACTATTAAATCAGAATACAGAAAAAGGAACATCCAaccacattaaaataaaattaattacaATTTTTAGTATTTCACTGaaattatgataataattataacaataatTACATGTTTAACAGAATTTAGAagaaaataattcatatttcacACACTGATTAACATATATACAGTCCACCAGCCAGCCAAGTTGGGACCACCAGATAAATATGCTCGTGATAATGATGATCATTATCCTTACATTGGGCAAGAATTATTTATCTGGCCATCAGGTGCTTCTTAGTGTTTTTCTCAGGCCTCAAAAGGATGATGAAACATTTGGGGGCAAAAATACAGATCAGTAAACCATAGCTGGAAGCCAGAATTGCAAAAATTTCCACAGCAACAACATACTTGCCAGGAGAGCTAACGTAAGCAGGGACAAAGGCCACCCAGACAgcacagaatatcagcatgctgaaggtgatcaGTTTGGCCTCATTGAAGTTGTCAGGAAGTTTCCGAGCCAGAAAGGCCAAGAGGAGGCAGGTGCAGGCCAGCAGGCCGATGTAGCCCAGAACCAGAGAGAAGCCCACCACAGAGGCCATGGAACACTCCagggtgacctttgacccttggAAACCCAGATCAGGTTGAGGCACTGGAGGGCTGAGGGACAGCCATATGGCACAGATGATAACCTGAATGAAAAGTGAACATGTTAGTTATTATTCAAAATCATGTTACAGTATGTAACAACATAttctcttgatttttttcaattaaaaaaaaaaaatcatacctGTACAGAAGTAAAGAGGCCGACACTTCCTCTCTGTTGGCCCGGACCAAACCACTTCATCAAAGTTTCAGCACCAGGCCGAGCTGAGCGGAAAACAGCAAGAACTACGAGGGTTTTGACCAGGAGGCACgaaacacaaagtacaaagcTGATCCCAAAGGCTGCCTGCTGGAACCGACAGGACCAGACTGATGGACGACCGATGAAGACCAGTGAGCAAAGGAAGCAAAGcttcagagacagaagaagcagGAAGCTCAGTTCCGAATTGTTGGCTCGCACCTGGAGGTGAATCAGATTAACAGACTAAGATGTGACTATTTAAACAATGCAATACTTTGTCAGAGATAATTATGACTTTGGGTTCATACCATAGGTGTTTTACGGTAGCAAataaacaccacacacacagctgttgtcactgcagcaccagacacagctgcagtggtCAGAGTGATGCCCAATGTTTCATTAAAGGCAAGAAAGTCCAGCTGACGAGGGACACAGGCTGTTTGTTCTACATTCGACCAGAACTCAGATGGACAACGCTTACAGTGAAGAGAACCTGGTAGAGGGAAAAGATGGGGAAAATTAACCttgcaaaaatgaaatttccCTCCCAGTTCAGTGACTTCCTCACCAGTTTTATTGCTAATCTCCCCTTCAGCACATGGGATAcagtcaaagcagcagagaggttcTCCTTTCCTGTTGGCCTTTCTGGTACCTGGGGGGCAGCTCTCACTGCACACTGAAACAGGAACCTAAACAAAAAGCCAGACAGTCATTGCAACAGAACATTTTTAGTAGCCTTGACACAACTTGTTGATGTGACTACCTGATTTGATCCTGTGCTCCACTGAATAGCTGACTCATTAAGGTGGAGGTCAAAGCCGCCCACATGACCGATCAAAACAAGTTTAAGTGATCCTTCAGGGGTGCTCTGCCAGTTGACAAGGTCGTACTTCGCTGGAATGTCAGCACCttggaaatgaaacatttctccttGTGGTGTGGTGACGTTCACTCTGTTTAAGTGCTGCAACAGCTGATACAATcaaatgttgaaaattgtgTATGCTAAGGTTTACAGTTCATCAAAACTTAAAGAACTATCCTTCAATTTATGTATAAGAAGACACAGTGATGTATATTACCTCTCTgggtttgatgtgttttggagaggagcaggtggagctgttGTTTCCAGGAGGGCTGTCTCTGTTGGGGCAGGAGAGAAGGCTGTGGAGGGCGTGGGCTGCAGCATAAACAGCCAGGTACACATTATATGCCACCCTTAGCTGAGAGGTGTCAGTGAAGGGATGCTGCACTCCCTCCAGGGACTCTGTCCCACTGCAGGCTGGTAGAGAGGCTTTCAGAAGGGCCTCTTCGTTCAGAGACGAAACATTTGATGGATGGTCAGACCATGTTCTGCGTGGTGAAGAGAAATATGAAGATTGTGTTTCTTGTGATTGTTCAGCTCCAGGAGTGCATCCAAACTCCTTTTGCCAGAATTCTCTGAAGAATTCATCATCAGGACGATGACTTGGGTGCAAATTCCTGAGATACTTTTCAAATCCAGGTATTGTTGAACTTCGAATAGCCACACCAAGAACACCACTTGCGACTTTAGAGATGGCAAGATCCTGAAGAAGATCATCACTGGTGCTCCAAGCCTCACTGGCCagaaactgtctgtctgtcacctataataagaaaacactgaaataaacttCAATAAGTAGAACAGGTAATTGTTATGACAAAATAATATTCTATTGATTAATAACATTTCAATGCCAGTTACTAACATTTCTCTTGGCCAATTCCAGAAATAATTTCTTCACATCTGTGTACCAGCAAAAGATCAGAATCACTGTTGCAGTTGAATCTTTAATTTTGAGAGCTGCACGTCTGGCATCATTCAGTATAGTTTCTCTGTTAACAGCCTCGATAAATTCCAAACACACTCCTTTCCCCTCAATCTCCTCctgaaatatctgaaatatgGGAGTCCAAACAAAAAATTACAACTTATACTTTAAATGATCTATAAGTGAAGGGAATACATGAGAGAATTTTTCAAGCAATTTATCTCACGATAATGATAATCATACACCTGTATCGCCAATTGACCATAATCATTGTTTTCTATCACTGCTCCAGTCCATGTCCATTTGAAGCGTATGGCCAGTTGTGCCATGGCCCGGGCTTGGTAAATATCACTGGGGATTGTTCTGAAGAAGTTAGGAAACTTTGTCCTGTCACTAAGACAGGGGCAGCTAGCCAAGTAGCTGATCTGAGGGAAagggaagacatttttattttgacacagtTTATGCAgcaacaatacatttttagccttaattaaaatgttttcacaactCTTTTTAGTCTTTTTGTCAAACTagacaaaaataagaaacaatatatgtaataaatataatatcAGTATTAGACAGTGAATAAAGACAGTTTAATCTTAATCAGTTAAAAAAGTGTAAGAAGCCAtaaaattgaattaaatcaaTTTAGGCAAACAATAGaaataattaatacaaaaaattaatacaaaataatttttTGTACTTACAGTATATTTTTCGTTTTATTAGGTAATAAAGCGACACTACATTAAGTtaagtccaaacaaatgcagtgtcctgtgttttgtccaaccaTTATTAATATGGTACAACATTTGTTAAATTAAAGCTTTTGCTGTCAAATTAAGCTAAGTGTGGTTTGTGCATTATTATTTGATAGTAAGGGTAAAATCACATCTAATATATTTTGGATCTAACATGGCATTGCGTTTGATTTCTAATTGCATGAAAGTTTGGTGAATAAATGTGTACCGTATAAGCATCTCCTACTTGGCTTCTAATTCCGAGTATTAATGTCTAAATATAGTATATTCTAAGACTAACATGACATTATATGCAAtttacatattacattttattcatcattataaCAAAAAGCTTGAGTGGAGACTGTACAATAACAATGTTTAATGATCAAGATTTCCTGTTGTAATGAAACTCACAACTGGCACAGATAGAGGGGCCAGGATCCTAGACAGCATTATGCCTGTTGTAGATGAGGCCGCACAAATGAGCAAAGGAACAAGTTGATCACCTGTTGATAGCATTAGACACACATTATATACAACAATAGTTTAAAACTGTACCTGTGAGTCTGCAAACTATATCAGGTCATACCTGCTGTCTCTCCTGGTTGGTCATAAGCAGCAGATTGAGGCATATAAGCTGTTAaattacagctgtgtgtgtcccCTCCAACCATTGACAGTGCACCTTGCAGAGCCCAGGGGTATCGGGAGCAGCTGTCAAGTATACGGTAGCCCAGCTTCACTCCTGGTAGCAGGGTGCTGTTACGATTTATTTCTTCCACCGCAAATGCCAAAGcatatgtatattttaatgGCTCTATATCTAAACTGAAATCACAGGAGAAGACAGGAATattgaacaaaataaagagcaatataaatcagtgaaatattaaaacaatcaTCATGGATACCATggataaatgtatataaatgtattacagaaaacaaataaataaatagtaatGCAATAATCTAAATATTTTACATCTTATGACTAATGGTGTTATTACACCATATTGTGAACTACAAACATTTCATATCTTTCTAAGTCAATATTTCATTAAACTAGATAATATTTGAACACAAACATATGATCAcgattaaaaaagtaaaacacataaaaatggGCTGCCAGCATATGAACAACATATTAGCCAACATATTAACCATTAGACACTCAACAATACTCAATACCACATGGTGTCATTAACATTTACCCGGTGCAAGGTTCATAACTTGGCAGCTTGGTGTAGCCCTGTTCTACAGCTGATGGTTTGTAATGGAGATTGAAAAGTCCACCGATAATCACATCTCCATCCTGGGAGAGGCTCTTGTCTCTGGTTGCATCCCACCTGGAGCACACTGTTGCCTGAACCACCTCCAGCCCCGTCTGCCTGCCTACTACACTaagaagcagcaggaagaggGCTGTGGAGGGCCACCGACTGAGGAACCAGAGGAAAGACATGGATGCAGCTGTTCTGGATATTTAGAATTCAGAATATGCATAAATGAGATTCTCAACAAATTCAGTC
This window encodes:
- the LOC119008080 gene encoding extracellular calcium-sensing receptor-like gives rise to the protein MSFLWFLSRWPSTALFLLLLSVVGRQTGLEVVQATVCSRWDATRDKSLSQDGDVIIGGLFNLHYKPSAVEQGYTKLPSYEPCTGLDIEPLKYTYALAFAVEEINRNSTLLPGVKLGYRILDSCSRYPWALQGALSMVGGDTHSCDQLVPLLICAASSTTGIMLSRILAPLSVPVISYLASCPCLSDRTKFPNFFRTIPSDIYQARAMAQLAIRFKWTWTGAVIENNDYGQLAIQIFQEEIEGKGVCLEFIEAVNRETILNDARRAALKIKDSTATVILIFCWYTDVKKLFLELAKRNVTDRQFLASEAWSTSDDLLQDLAISKVASGVLGVAIRSSTIPGFEKYLRNLHPSHRPDDEFFREFWQKEFGSCSGTESLEGVQHPFTDTSQLRVAYNVYLAVYAAAHALHSLLSCPNRDSPPGNNSSTCSSPKHIKPRELLQHLNRVNVTTPQGEMFHFQGADIPAKYDLVNWQSTPEGSLKLVLIGHVGGFDLHLNESAIQWSTGSNQVPVSVCSESCPPGTRKANRKGEPLCCFDCIPCAEGEISNKTGSLHCKRCPSEFWSNVEQTACVPRQLDFLAFNETLGITLTTAAVSGAAVTTAVCVVFICYRKTPMVRANNSELSFLLLLSLKLCFLCSLVFIGRPSVWSCRFQQAAFGISFVLCVSCLLVKTLVVLAVFRSARPGAETLMKWFGPGQQRGSVGLFTSVQVIICAIWLSLSPPVPQPDLGFQGSKVTLECSMASVVGFSLVLGYIGLLACTCLLLAFLARKLPDNFNEAKLITFSMLIFCAVWVAFVPAYVSSPGKYVVAVEIFAILASSYGLLICIFAPKCFIILLRPEKNTKKHLMAR